The DNA window GCCTTCAACTCCCGCTCTTCTAGCTCGCGCCAGTCCACGTCAATCGGAACCTTGCCCTCCAGCGCCAGCAGCCCCTCAATCTTCTTTCGCCGGATAAACTCCGAAATGGCCAGGTGGATGGCCTCAGTCTTCGTTTTGGCCTCCGTGATTTTCATCAGCTCCCGGACCAACCCGTCA is part of the Candidatus Rokuibacteriota bacterium genome and encodes:
- a CDS encoding type II toxin-antitoxin system VapB family antitoxin; this translates as DGLVRELMKITEAKTKTEAIHLAISEFIRRKKIEGLLALEGKVPIDVDWRELEERELKAQAERARRWRGHR